In Halorhabdus tiamatea SARL4B, a genomic segment contains:
- a CDS encoding helical backbone metal receptor gives MHRIVSLAPSATAIVRALDAGDRLVGVTAHCEVEGVPRLGGWLNPDLDRLADLDPDLVLTNDHLQADLREELCDRGFTVAHAEPVTLDDVLTTFRTIGDAIGLSDRGQSLEARARDRIDRIRAGTPDGEDRPVVYCEEWGDPPMAAGNWVPEAVRVAGGRYPFVEPGERSREVERETVEATDPAVAIVHHCGAGEPSTQPLVEREWDLDATVHVIDDSLLNQPSPRLLDGIERLASIVSAV, from the coding sequence ATGCACCGAATCGTCTCACTGGCCCCGAGTGCCACCGCGATCGTCCGGGCGCTCGACGCGGGCGATCGGCTGGTCGGCGTCACCGCCCATTGCGAAGTCGAGGGCGTCCCCCGCCTCGGCGGCTGGCTGAATCCTGATCTCGATCGACTTGCCGACCTCGATCCGGACCTCGTGCTCACGAACGATCACCTCCAGGCCGACCTGCGCGAGGAGTTGTGCGACCGTGGATTCACCGTGGCCCACGCAGAACCGGTCACGCTTGATGACGTCTTGACGACCTTCCGGACGATCGGCGACGCGATCGGGCTGTCGGACCGCGGGCAGTCTCTCGAAGCACGCGCCAGGGATCGGATCGACCGGATCCGGGCTGGCACACCTGACGGTGAGGATCGGCCGGTGGTCTACTGCGAGGAGTGGGGCGATCCGCCGATGGCGGCCGGCAACTGGGTGCCCGAGGCCGTCCGCGTCGCCGGGGGCCGCTATCCGTTCGTCGAGCCCGGCGAACGCTCCCGGGAGGTCGAACGGGAGACCGTCGAAGCGACCGATCCAGCCGTCGCGATCGTCCACCACTGCGGGGCCGGCGAGCCGTCGACTCAGCCGCTAGTCGAACGTGAGTGGGACCTCGACGCGACCGTGCATGTCATCGACGACTCGCTGTTGAATCAGCCGAGTCCGCGGCTTCTCGATGGGATCGAACGCCTGGCGTCGATCGTCTCCGCTGTCTAA